The Mucilaginibacter gracilis genomic interval CAGTTGATTTATATAGCCAATTTTGGCTCTTATCTACAGATTCATCTTCGCCGCCGCCTGCTTCGGCAATTTTCCCTTTAAAATAGTTAAACGCAAGGTACATTAGGTATAAGCCGCCAATAGGTTTTAGCCACCATATTTTAACCAGCCACGATGCTAAAAACAAACAAACGCCACGCAAAACATAGGCGCCTATAATACCGTAGCGTAAAGCTTTGGCTCTTTGCTCTTTTGGCAAATCAATTACCATAGTGGCCAGTACGGCAGCGTTATCTACCGAGAGCAGGCTCTCAATCACAATCAGGTTTAAAATTATAAGCAGCCCGGCTTTAATATCGGGCCCTAAAAGCGTGTGTAAAAAATCCATATTTATATAATATCAGTATTTAACATTGTTTTTAAAATATTGGCCTGTATGTCAAAATTGCCCACGTTGTCTAAAAAATGAATGTCTTGAATCTTTTTATAATTTTCGGCCAGCAACGCCTTTATTTCGGTTGGCATGTTGGCTTTCATCGCTCCGGCGCTGCTTTGTAATTTGTCATTCTTATCTTTTAATTCGCGGATCAATGCTTCCTTTTTCGACAAATTATTTAACCAGCTATTGGTGCTTATCTTCGTAATATCGCAAAATAAGAATAAATTATTAGAAGGCGAGTATATAAAATACCTGTCGGCATTCAAAAACTTATAAACTTCTATAATTTGGCTCCCTGCTTTTAGGCCGCAATAAAACTCAGTTTTAAAATCGTATTTGCACAATACGCCCATTAATCTTTTTTGAATGGTGGCGTAACTATTTGTGTAAACGTTGTTTAAATCGTAGTCGGTAAGTTCGGCAAAGAGTTCGGGCGTAATGGTATAAAAAAAATCGGGTGCAAAGCGCGAACTAAAAGCATTAATGTTTTTTGAGAACGGATTTTCGGTTGAATCAGTCGATAATACCTGGAACAGTTTGCGCAACGACAGGTTTATTTTGAGCGATTGCCTTTGCTTATCCTGGTTATAGTTGGCTTCGGTATAAATGGTATCGCTCAGTTTATCAATCATTTCTTTGTTGAGCTGTATCTCGTCAAACAAAAGGCTGATGTTGTTTTCGTTGCTTTTTTTAATTTTCCTTAGCAAATCAACCAAGCTGGCGGTAAATTGCAGGTGAAATAATTGCAGCTTGTTAATATCCAGTTCGGGGTTGGTTTCAAACATTTTATGGATAACCTGGCTGCGCAGGTAAATTTTATAAATAACATCTTCGGCAAAAAAAACAGACAGCAGTTGCAGTTTGCTTATCATGCCGTTAGATTCATTTAAAATATTTAGCCTGTTTTCATCCATTAACCGGAGGTAAAATTATTAAAATTGTAGTTACAAAATTACGAAATTATAGATTGACCCATGGTATAAAAAAAGCCGCCACTCGGCTTAACCCGTGGCGACTTTTTATAAATTAAAATACGTGGTGGCTATTGGCTATGTAAGGCTCGTAACGTTTTTCTTCAGTTCTACTTCAAGGTTTTGCAGTTCGGTATTCAGCACCTTGCGGTTTTGCGTACCCTCGTCGTGTATCCTTTTTACTTCTGTTAAGGTTTCTATCAGCGATGCGGTTGTTTTCTTCAAAGTTTCTAACGATACCACCGTTTTTTCATTCTCGCGGGCAACATCAATGCTGTTTTGTTTAAGCAGCTCGGCATTTTTTTGCAGAATAGTGTTTGTGGTGTCGGATATTTTCTTTTGCATTTCCACATTCTCTTTTTGCCTGTGGAGTGCAACTGCAATGGTGAGTTGGTTTTTCCAAACCGGTATGGTGGTCGAAACAATAGACTGGGCCTTTTCGGCGATAGACGTATTGTTGTTTTGCACCACCCGTATTTGCGCCAGCGACTGCATCATAATAAAACGCACCACCTTTAAATCGGCAAGGCGCTTATCAAGGCGGTTTACAAAATCGCGCATGTCGGCAATCTCGTAATCGTTATAAGCCGATGGGTTGGCATCCATTTGCGCCAGTTGCTCGCTCAGTTCATTAAACTTGAGCTGGCCCGAGATAATAAGCTCTTCCATTTGATGGATGTAGCCCACATTGCTATCAAACATGGTTTGCAGCGAGCTGTTATCCTTGATAGAATTTACCCGGCCCGCCTTAATTTTATTGGTTATTTTATCAATGTTGTTAACAACCGTATCGTACTTTTGAAATAGCTTTTTAGCATCAAAAACCAGTTTTTTAACAAACGGTATGTGCGATATAAACGACGAAAAAGCACCCTGGTTTAACTCGTCAACGTCAATATAGTTCAGTTCGGTAAGCAGGTCGGTAATCAATACGCCAACTTCGCCCGAGTTATAGGTACGTACCGATGTTAAAAAGGTATTACTGTACCTTTCCATCGAGTTTTGCACCTCGGTACCATAATTAAGTATCGAGTTAACATCCTTAGGGTTAAGGTCTTTACTTAGCTCGGCATATTTTTGTACCTCTTCGGGTTTAATGTTGGTTAAATCCACATTTCCCTCTTTATCCAGCTTTACCGGCGTGGCCGCTAAGTTTACCGGTGTTATATTCAGCTCATCGCCGTTTGGTATGGTTTCCATAATTTGCAATTAAAATATACTAATAACGATAATGCTTTTTATCGTGCCTTATAAATAATTTTGGCCAACGGTGTTAACAGTTTCCTGTAGTTTTTTATCTTTTGTGGGCTCGCCAATGGCATTAAATTTCCATTCGTCGTTCCGTTTATAAAACACACCCATTACCATTGATACATAGCCTGCAAAATCGGGGCTGTGGGCAATATCGTAAGTGGCAAAAACCTCATTAACCCGCGTAGGCGTACCCTCGTAAATGCGGATGGAGGCAAAAGGAATGTGCCCAAAATCATGTCCGCGAAAGCTGTTAAGCATAAACGCAACATAGGTTACGGCCGGGTGCAGGGTGGTAAAGTTAAGGGTAATTATTTCGTTATCAAGGCCGTCGTCGCCATCTACGTCGCCGGTTAAGTCGTCGCCGCTGTGCCTTACCGATCCATCCTTCGAGGTCAGATTGCCAAAGTATATTACATCCAAAAGCTGCTTGTCTTCGGCAAACAAAGCGCAACTGGCATCCAGGTCAACCGCTTCTTTAGTAGTACCAAAAAAACCTTTTTTTACAATAGCACCCCAGTTAATACCCACACAAACCGATTGCAGCTTGTTGCCATTATCTTTTTGCAGATTAATGCGCTGCCCTTTTTGAAGATTAATTGCCATAATTTTTAGTTGTATTTATTTAAATAATCCTGTAAACCGCCCTTCATTCCGGCGCCAACAGCTTCAAATTTCCAGGTGTTATCACGTTTGTATATCCTGCCAAACTCAACCGCGGTTTCAATGGAAAAATCCTCTTCCAATTCGTATTTTAATATTTCGGCATTAGTGGCCGAATCAAAAATGCGGATGAACGAATTGCGCACCTGCCCAAAGTTTTGCCTGCGGCTATCGGCCTCATGTATGGTAACTACAATGCAAATTTCGGATACACGTGGGTCAATTTTACTCAAATCAACAATTACCTGTTCGTCGTCGCCATCGCCCGCACCTGTTAAATTATCGCCCGTGTGCTGTACTGCCCCGTCGGGAGATTGAAGGTTGTTGTAAAACACAAAAAAATCGTCTTCAACTATTTTTTTGTTTGCATCTAATATAAAAACCGAAGCATCCAAA includes:
- a CDS encoding toxic anion resistance protein, with product METIPNGDELNITPVNLAATPVKLDKEGNVDLTNIKPEEVQKYAELSKDLNPKDVNSILNYGTEVQNSMERYSNTFLTSVRTYNSGEVGVLITDLLTELNYIDVDELNQGAFSSFISHIPFVKKLVFDAKKLFQKYDTVVNNIDKITNKIKAGRVNSIKDNSSLQTMFDSNVGYIHQMEELIISGQLKFNELSEQLAQMDANPSAYNDYEIADMRDFVNRLDKRLADLKVVRFIMMQSLAQIRVVQNNNTSIAEKAQSIVSTTIPVWKNQLTIAVALHRQKENVEMQKKISDTTNTILQKNAELLKQNSIDVARENEKTVVSLETLKKTTASLIETLTEVKRIHDEGTQNRKVLNTELQNLEVELKKNVTSLT
- a CDS encoding TerD family protein; amino-acid sequence: MAINLQKGQRINLQKDNGNKLQSVCVGINWGAIVKKGFFGTTKEAVDLDASCALFAEDKQLLDVIYFGNLTSKDGSVRHSGDDLTGDVDGDDGLDNEIITLNFTTLHPAVTYVAFMLNSFRGHDFGHIPFASIRIYEGTPTRVNEVFATYDIAHSPDFAGYVSMVMGVFYKRNDEWKFNAIGEPTKDKKLQETVNTVGQNYL
- a CDS encoding TerD family protein; the protein is MAINLQKGQREAITTPKFTIGLGWDTNSSSTGSAFDLDASVFILDANKKIVEDDFFVFYNNLQSPDGAVQHTGDNLTGAGDGDDEQVIVDLSKIDPRVSEICIVVTIHEADSRRQNFGQVRNSFIRIFDSATNAEILKYELEEDFSIETAVEFGRIYKRDNTWKFEAVGAGMKGGLQDYLNKYN